The Xiphophorus maculatus strain JP 163 A chromosome 23, X_maculatus-5.0-male, whole genome shotgun sequence genome contains a region encoding:
- the bbs12 gene encoding Bardet-Biedl syndrome 12 protein, which translates to MLEGVVINSRQHVGLQKLSALSGRIQSSVGPFKNYKFIQDESSGDSVLVCSCFRIIENLEPACTVGQLVYETVRAHHQQYRTGSGCLLFLAGAWSHAALDSLQRGISVQHIITAMSEGIDICLDACKKFSVSFKDLTVMEKCTAAPGGTKKASTNVSTEMANFHDKCLSKSGQRKVKLSRHFCETKSGMLSTVRHPDQPDMIVIAESLSHGCEKTMKLAVEAAQMLLKTNQQHISDPLFDISKMLTCLVSGLPEDCACVVEGCILLLSDEQAVVAHMVKQQPLKVALITGDLSQTYRHLGFKSLPGEQSVHEDLDLSASSKEDEWVDKVVKLLLNLEVKLILTAGLVSQKVIQHCCRHQILVVEKVNSSVLKTIGSSTGAIPVNYATQLTESCVGDGVNVEIWRDLSSYERKSLTAVNISTGRNSGLVTVVVTSCVHGKLQALEDQFWACAYRLHHALKDGALLPGAGGTEVLCVHQLQKQAEHNRVKDSKTGSAANLYRGLVLQLMADGLIDYITAVMVNTGRCSAASARTIVSKQLTEFHRDEISTGKFLQLVSQSKREDAGFSAVKPDETPTLNIYDNLSVKQEAWRKALDLVFLVLQTDAEIITGTGQKNEGNLMLL; encoded by the coding sequence ATGCTGGAAGGCGTAGTAATAAACAGTCGACAACATGTTGGACTCCAGAAACTCTCAGCACTTTCAGGAAGGATACAGTCCTCCGTTGGTCCgtttaaaaactacaagttCATCCAAGATGAATCGAGTGGGGACTCAGTTCTGGTGTGCTCATGCTTTCGTATCATTGAGAACCTGGAACCTGCATGCACGGTGGGTCAGCTGGTTTATGAGACTGTTCGAGCCCATCATCAGCAGTACCGCACAGGGTCTGGATGCTTGCTGTTTCTTGCAGGAGCTTGGAGCCATGCTGCATTGGACAGCCTCCAGAGAGGCATTTCAGTTCAGCACATAATCACAGCTATGTCTGAGGGGATTGATATTTGCTTGGATGCTTGCAAgaaattttcagtttcattcaaGGACCTCACTGTAATGGAGAAATGCACTGCTGCACCTGGAGGTACAAAGAAAGCTTCTACCAACGTATCTACAGAGATGGCAAACTTTCATGACAAGTGTCTAAGCAAGAGTGGACAAAGAAAGGTTAAGCTCAGCCGACATTTTTGTGAGACCAAGTCGGGAATGCTCTCCACAGTTCGGCATCCTGATCAGCCTGATATGATAGTCATTGCTGAGTCTTTGAGCCATGGTTGTGAAAAGACTATGAAATTGGCAGTTGAAGCTGCTCAGATGCTGTTAAAGACAAACCAACAACATATCAGTGATCCCttgtttgacatttcaaaaatgttaaccTGTCTTGTTTCTGGTTTACCAGAGGACTGCGCATGTGTTGTTGAAGGCTGCATTCTTCTTTTATCTGACGAGCAGGCTGTAGTTGCTCATATGGTAAAACAACAACCCCTGAAAGTTGCTCTTATTACTGGAGATCTGTCTCAGACCTACCGCCATCTGGGCTTCAAAAGCCTACCAGGTGAACAAAGTGTGCATGAGGACTTGGATTTGTCAGCTTCAAGCAAAGAGGATGAATGGGTGGATAAGGTTGTGAAACTACTCTTGAACCTGGAAGTGAAACTGATACTAACTGCTGGCCTTGTCAGCCAGAAGGTCATCCAGCACTGTTGTAGGCATCAGATTCTCGTGGTGGAAAAGGTCAACTCTTCTGTTTTGAAGACTATTGGCAGCTCAACTGGAGCTATTCCAGTAAACTATGCCACGCAGTTAACGGAGTCTTGTGTCGGTGATGGTGTTAATGTTGAGATCTGGAGGGACCTCAGCAGCTATGAGAGGAAATCTTTAACAGCTGTGAACATTTCCACTGGGAGGAATAGTGGGCTGGTCACAGTGGTTGTAACAAGTTGCGTACATGGCAAGCTGCAAGCTCTGGAGGACCAATTCTGGGCCTGTGCGTACCGTTTACACCATGCACTGAAAGATGGAGCCCTGTTGCCTGGTGCTGGAGGAACCGAGGTACTTTGTGTTCATCAGCTACAAAAGCAAGCAGAACACAACAGAGTGAAAGACAGCAAAACTGGGTCAGCAGCTAACCTCTACAGAGGTCTCGTGCTACAACTCATGGCAGATGGTTTAATAGATTACATAACGGCTGTAATGGTTAACACCGGAAGGTGCTCAGCAGCCAGTGCTAGGACTATTGTCAGCAAGCAACTGACGGAATTTCACAGAGATGAAATAAGCACAGGGAAGTTTTTGCAACTTGTTTCGCAGAGCAAAAGAGAGGATGCAGGTTTCTCAGCAGTGAAACCAGATGAAACACCGACTTTGAACATCTATGATAACTTGAGTGTGAAGCAGGAAGCTTGGAGGAAAGCTTTAGACCTAGTTTTTCTAGTTCTACAGACTGATGCAGAAATCATCACAGGAACTGGCCAAAAAAATGAGGGGAATCTGATGCTGCTTTGA
- the LOC102225904 gene encoding caltractin — protein sequence MATNYRKTAASASQKKKPGSKSDLTEEQKQEIKEAFDLFDTDGTGTIDIKELKVAMRALGFEPKKEEIKKMVSDIVKDGSGTIDFDDFLCMMTQKMNEKDSKEEIMKAFRLFDDDCTGKISFKNLKRVAKELGENLTDEELQEMIDEADQDGDGEVNEQEFLRIMKKTNLY from the exons ATG GCTACAAATTACCGGAAAACTGCTGCCTCAGCGAGCCAAAAGAAAAAGCCAGGCTCCAAATCTGATCTGACGGAGGAACAGAAGCAGGAGATCAAGGAAGCTTTTGATCTGTTTGACACAGATGGAACTGGGACAATTGACATCAAAGAACTCAAG GTTGCCATGAGAGCCCTAGGCTTTGAACCAAAAAAGGAGGAAATCAAGAAGATGGTTTCAGATATTGTCAAGGATGGTTCTGGAACCATTGATTTTGATGACTTTCTTTGTATGATGACCCAGAAAATG AATGAGAAGGATAGCAAAGAGGAAATAATGAAGGCTTTCCGACTGTTCGATGATGACTGCACAGGAAAAATCTCTTTCAAAAATCTCAAGAGAGTTGCGAAAGAGCTGGGAGAAAACCTCACAGATGAAGAGCTGCAG GAAATGATAGACGAAGCCGACCAGGATGGTGACGGAGAAGTCAACGAGCAAGAATTTCTACGGATAATGAAGAAGACCAATCTGTACTGA